Proteins encoded in a region of the Fusarium falciforme chromosome 6, complete sequence genome:
- a CDS encoding NACHT domain-containing protein codes for MSNPSHYTVGWICALTCEYVAAQEFLDEEHDPPHSLQPNDTNDYTLGRIGRHNIVVAVLPDGEYGTATAASVARGMLNSFPNVRIGLMVGIGGGAPSPTNDIRLGDIVVSAPRVANGVTYGGVFEYDFGKTIQDQEFQVTRFLNQPPPTLRAAVRGLEAWYTRKGHQLGQAVSDVISKNPMLQDKYSRPHSSTDVLFRSNFTHDSRGCAEFCSKDPSSLESRPQRTIYHEKPYIHHGTIASANQLMRDATIRDRLAKDRNVLCFEMEAAGLMNIFPCLVIRGICDYSDSHKNKSWQGYAAMVAAAYAKDLLNRIVPSRIENEQRMSEMLSTTLHAVENTGETVGVIKSRSDREKELEMLNWLTAIDYGPQQSDIFRRHQPGTVQWVLDSHQFQQWIATRGKTLFCPGIPGAGKTIVASVVISHLIEKLREDPSSGLAYIYCDFRRKKEQTVQHFASSMLKQLAEKHPTLPDPVQRLHEYHVRQRTRPSLGELLESLHRITEPFSRVFIVVDALDECQESDNCLSTFLSGLFDLQQKLEINIFATTRPLGHIKSRFEKAITMEIRAQSDDVRKYVNGRLGELPRIVQRDPELQEAVIGTISRAVDGMFLLAQLHFESLIGKMTAKVIRTTLESLPTGSKAYDSAYEEAMNRVQDQNKDKRDMAQKALLWITCAKERLTKPELQEALAVEPGETNLDQDNLPNMEDVASVCAGLITVDEESDVVRLVHYTAQDFFERTRRDWFKDAESHIAEVCLTYLLFKRLQGGRDDKEWQSKIPLQRYAARNWGHHVRDASLQKHRQVIAFLESGDSLQASVRPFSETWGFPVTTGLHLATYFGLDETVEALLQRGHDPNVISGNSYVPLISAIQHGHDKVAKVLLSGQANPNLPDRQGKTPLWWAVYEGYNDIVKLLMEKGANPHHRDQIGRTALGVACQRGHTSVVEALLPGAQIDFRCLRLATLAMPLLSAVGHGHVGVVEVLLNKGAAAGLGPYWSQIVLSRAVKTGHPKLVQLLLRRRANSHQCRISLQLPVKIATKRGYADIIEMLLAEGADPNDVDYWKNRI; via the exons ATGTCCAATCCCAGCCACTACACTGTGGGTTGGATCTGCGCCCTCACTTGCGAGTATGTCGCTGCACAAGagttcctcgacgaggagcaTGATCCGCCACATTCGTTGCAGCCTAACGACACCAATGATTACACTCTCGGTCGGATTGGGCGACACAATATCGTCGTAGCCGTTCTCCCAGACGGTGAATACGGAACAGCCACGGCAGCTAGCGTGGCCAGGGGCATGCTCAATAGTTTTCCCAATGTCAGGATTGGGTTGATGGTCGgcatcggcggcggcgctCCCAGTCCCACGAACGATATCCGTCTTGGCGATATCGTCGTCAGCGCACCACGCGTGGCCAACGGTGTCACGTATGGCGGCGTGTTTGAATACGACTTTGGAAAGACTATTCAAGACCAGGAATTCCAGGTAACACGGTTTTTGAACCAGCCACCCCCTACTCTGCGTGCCGCAGTCCGGGGCCTCGAAGCTTGGTACACGAGGAAGGGCCATCAGCTCGGACAAGCTGTTAGCGACGTCATCAGCAAGAACCCCATGCTGCAAGACAAATACTCACGACCGCATTCAAGTACGGATGTCTTGTTTCGATCCAACTTCACCCACGACTCAAGAGGTTGTGCAGAATTCTGTTCGAAAGATCCATCAAGCCTAGAGTCACGACCTCAAAGGACTATCTATCACGAGAAACCATACATTCATCACGGTACCATCGCGTCAGCGAACCAATTGATGAGGGACGCCACTATACGGGATAGACTGGCGAAGGACAGGAATGTCTTGTGTTTTGAGATGGAGGCAGCAGGGCTGATGAACATCTTCCCTTGCCTCGTCATCCGAGGCATATGCGACTACTCAGACTCGCATAAGAACAAGAGCTGGCAAGGATATGCAGCTATGGTTGCGGCTGCATACGCTAAAGATCTTCTCAATCGCATCGTTCCAAGTAGAATCGAGAATGAGCAGAGAATGAGCGAGATGCTCTCAACTA CACTTCATGCGGTTGAAAACACTGGGGAAACTGTCGGCGTCATCAAGTCACGCTCAGACAGGGAAAAGGAGCTCGAGATGTTAAACTGGCTGACGGCCATCGACTACGGCCCACAACAGAGTGACATTTTCAGAAGACACCAGCCCGGAACCGTACAATGGGTGTTGGATTCCCATCAATTTCAACAATGGATCGCCACCAGAGGCAAAACATTGTTTTGCCCAGGAATTCCTGGAGCAGGCAAGACAATCGTGGCATCCGTTGTCATTAGCCATCTAATCGAGAAGCTGCGAGAAGACCCAAGCAGTGGGCTTGCGTATATATACTGTGATTtcagaagaaagaaagagcAAACAGTCCAACATTTTGCTTCGAGCATGTTAAAACAACTTGCAGAGAAACACCCTACGCTACCAGACCCTGTGCAGCGGCTCCACGAATATCATGTAAGGCAACGAACCAGACCCTCTCTGGGTGAACTACTCGAATCTCTCCACCGCATCACGGAGCCTTTTTCTCGTGTTTTCATCGTTGTTGACGCCCTTGACGAGTGCCAAGAATCCGACAACTGCCTATCAACGTTCCTCTCAGGGCTCTTTGATCTTCAACAGAAACTTGAAATCAACATCTTTGCAACAACCAGACCTCTCGGGCATATCAAATCGAGATTTGAAAAGGCCATCACAATGGAGATCCGCGCCCAGAGTGATGACGTAAGAAAGTACGTGAACGGCAGGCTGGGAGAATTACCAAGGATTGTTCAAAGAGACCCAGAACTTCAAGAAGCTGTCATAGGCACCATATCTCGGGCCGTCGATGGAAT GTTCCTCCTCGCCCAATTGCATTTTGAATCATTGATAGGAAAGATGACGGCTAAAGTCATTCGAACAACTCTAGAATCCCTGCCGACTGGCTCCAAAGCGTACGATAGTGCATACGAGGAAGCCATGAATCGTGTCCAGGATCAGAACAAAGACAAGCGAGATATGGCTCAAAAGGCTCTGCTCTGGATCACCTGCGCCAAGGAACGACTTACAAAACCCGAGCTCCAAGAAGCCCTGGCGGTCGAACCCGGCGAAACAAATCTCGATCAAGACAACCTACCCAACATGGAAGATGTGGCGTCCGTTTGCGCTGGACTCATTaccgttgatgaggagagcgACGTTGTGCGACTAGTTCACTATACGGCACAGGACTTTTTCGAAAGAACGCGGCGGGACTGGTTCAAAGACGCGGAATCTCACATTGCTGAGGTTTGCCTTACCTATCTTTTATTCAAACGGCTCCAAGGAGGGAGGGATGACAAAGAATGGCAATCTAAGATCCCGTTGCAACGTTACGCGGCAAGAAACTGGGGACATCACGTACGTGATGCTTCACTTCAAAAGCACCGTCAGGTGATTGCATTTTTGGAAAGCGGCGACTCTTTACAAGCATCTGTAAGACCTTTCAGTGAAACATGGGGCTTCCCAGTCACGACAGGACTTCATCTTGCTACGTACTTTGGACTAGACGAAACAGTCGAGGCCTTGCTGCAACGAGGCCATGACCCAAACGTCATATCCGGAAATTCTTACGTGCCGTTGATTTCCGCGATTCAACATGGCCACGACAAGGTCGCCAAGGTCCTCCTATCTGGCCAAGCCAACCCGAACCTTCCAGATCGCCAAGGAAAGACTCCCCTCTGGTGGGCCGTATATGAAGGTTACAACGACATCGTAAAACTGCTGATGGAAAAGGGTGCGAATCCGCACCACCGAGACCAGATTGGAAGAACAGCTCTCGGGGTGGCTTGCCAACGTGGCCACACGTCTGTGGTGGAAGCGCTACTTCCTGGCGCCCAGATTGACTTTCGATGCCTGAGGTTGGCTACTCTTGCCATGCCGCTATTGAGTGCGGTTGGCCACGGTCACGTTGGCGTCGTCGAGGTTCTCCTGAACAAAGGTGCCGCCGCAGGCCTAGGACCTTACTGGTCTCAAATAGTACTATCCCGTGCGGTCAAAACCGGCCACCCCAAACTTGTTCAGCTGCTGCTACGTAGGCGCGCTAATTCTCACCAATGTCGTATCTCCTTGCAATTACCTGTCAAAATTGCGACTAAGAGAGGCTACGCTGACATTATCGAGATGTTGCTGGCAGAGGGTGCTGATCCGAATGATGTGGACTACTGGAAGAATCGTATTTAG